A window of the Salipiger sp. H15 genome harbors these coding sequences:
- a CDS encoding aldolase/citrate lyase family protein: MSIRSNIGQEENTLRPRFGLAFCLLGRAEAILLARGAGFDFAVIDMEHGPLGLGDLGQAAAAGIASGLPVFGRVTGPSSPDIARVLDCGATGVIVPHVDSAEDAARIAQACRFAPRGGRALPGPLPVLDYRVLPAAELTDGAERRVEVIAMIESAAALAAVEEIAATPGIDMLMIGSNDLADGIGRRGDLAHPEVLAAFRRIAGAARQAGIGFGVMGLPAALVQGHALDLGAATLVATNETNLIVEGGAAILRDLRGKLSPAAGAGSRP, from the coding sequence ATGAGTATCAGATCAAATATCGGGCAGGAAGAAAACACCCTTCGGCCCCGCTTCGGCCTCGCCTTCTGCCTTCTCGGGCGGGCCGAGGCAATCCTGCTCGCGCGCGGGGCGGGATTCGACTTCGCGGTGATCGACATGGAGCACGGGCCGCTGGGGCTCGGCGATCTCGGGCAAGCGGCGGCGGCAGGGATCGCGTCGGGCCTGCCGGTCTTCGGGCGGGTCACCGGGCCTTCGTCGCCGGACATCGCGCGCGTGCTCGACTGCGGCGCGACGGGGGTGATCGTGCCGCATGTGGACAGCGCCGAGGACGCCGCGCGCATCGCGCAGGCTTGCCGCTTCGCGCCGCGCGGCGGGCGCGCCCTGCCCGGCCCGCTGCCCGTTCTGGACTACCGCGTGCTGCCCGCGGCGGAGCTGACCGACGGGGCCGAGCGGCGGGTCGAGGTGATCGCGATGATCGAAAGCGCCGCAGCGCTGGCGGCGGTGGAAGAGATCGCCGCGACCCCGGGCATCGACATGCTGATGATCGGCAGCAACGACCTTGCCGACGGCATCGGCCGGCGCGGCGATCTTGCGCATCCCGAGGTGCTGGCGGCCTTCCGGCGCATCGCCGGGGCGGCGCGGCAGGCCGGCATCGGGTTCGGGGTGATGGGGCTGCCGGCTGCGCTGGTGCAGGGCCACGCGCTCGATCTCGGCGCCGCGACGTTGGTCGCGACGAACGAGACCAACCTGATCGTCGAGGGCGGCGCGGCGATCCTGCGCGATCTGCGCGGCAAGCTCAGCCCTGCAGCGGGCGCAGGCTCTCGGCCCTGA